One window from the genome of Cucumis melo cultivar AY chromosome 12, USDA_Cmelo_AY_1.0, whole genome shotgun sequence encodes:
- the LOC103486751 gene encoding nudix hydrolase 11, translated as MASKTSGEDILQRLKALAEHFRSSNSSQSLPSLPPTPAAAQLTNRAAVLICLFLTDIGELRVILTKRASTLSSHSGEVALPGGKRDLSDADDVATALREAEEEIGLAPALVNIITVLQPFVNKKGMTVVPVLGLLSSKEAFNPTPNAGEVDAVFDVPLEMFLKDEKRRAVEKEWMGYNYLLHFFDYECKNEKHVIWALTAGILIKAASLVFERPPAFLERPPRFWNASANSNKTSHAQQ; from the exons ATGGCCTCCAAAACCTCTGGAGAAGACATTCTCCAGAGGTTGAAAGCTTTAGCGGAACATTTCCGCTCAAGTAATTCTTCTCAATCTCTGCCGTCGCTGCCACCAACTCCGGCAGCAGCTCAACTCACCAACCGTGCCGCTGTTCTCATCTGCCTCTTCCTAACCGACATTGGCGAGCTCCGCGTCATCCTCACAAAGCGAGCCTCTACGCTTTCTTCCCACTCTG GGGAAGTTGCACTCCCTGGCGGAAAAAGGGACCTGAGTGATGCAGACGATGTTGCGACGGCATTGAGGGAGGCAGAGGAGGAAATTGGATTAGCCCCTGCTCTTGTTAACATCATCACTGTTCTTCAACCATTTGTTAATAAG AAGGGTATGACTGTAGTTCCTGTCCTTGGCCTGTTATCTAGCAAGGAAGCATTCAATCCAACTCCAAATGCTGGTGAAGTAGATGCAGTATTTGATGTTCCCTTGGAAATGTTCCTTAAG GATGAGAAAAGAAGAGCAGTGGAGAAGGAATGGATGGGATATAATTATCTACTACACTTTTTTGACTACGAATGTAAGAACGAGAAGCATGTGATCTGGGCTCTGACTGCTGGTATCTTGATCAAGGCAGCTTCCTTAGTGTTCGAGCGGCCACCTGCCTTTCTGGAGCGGCCACCCAGATTCTGGAATGCTTCTGCTAATAGCAACAAAACTTCACATGCGCAGCAGTGA
- the LOC103486739 gene encoding transcription factor TCP10-like → MGSLDDHDKKKAKIGRRNRRLCSSAGAGAGKVYTSKGLRARRLRLSAPTAIKFYDLQDRLGCGRPTEAIDWLLQNAKPAIDALSRPLQTEDNDCRKQIFSLPVPSSSSSSQFQSYPLQNFSQKGNLSVFSPMILNATTAGFSGTQPPCPSQSNVGAGFPFFPMWE, encoded by the exons ATGGGTTCTCTTGATGATCACGATAAGAAAAAGGCGAAGATTGGCAGGAGAAATCGTCGACTCTGTTCTAGTGCCGGTGCTGGTGCCGGCAAGGTTTATACTTCAAAAGGACTCCGAGCTAGGCGGCTTCGGCTGTCGGCTCCGACCGCCATTAAATTTTACGATCTTCAAGATCGCCTTGGATGTGGCCGACCAACTGAAGCCATCGATTGGCTTCTTCAGAATGCGAAACCCGCCATTGATGCCCTCTCTCGACCTTTACAAACAGAGGACAACGATTGCAGAAAACAGATTTTCAGTTTACCTgttccttcatcttcttcttcttcgcagTTCCAGTCTTACCCACTTCAAAATTTCTCCCAAAAG GGCAACCTCTCTGTTTTCAGTCCAATGATTTTGAATGCCACAACGGCGGGATTTTCAGGCACCCAACCACCGTGTCCAAGTCAGAGCAATGTCGGAGCTGGTTTTCCTTTCTTTCCGATGTGGGAATAG